From Oryza sativa Japonica Group chromosome 4, ASM3414082v1, one genomic window encodes:
- the LOC4334911 gene encoding 21 kDa protein, translated as MAITRRHPPLLLLFLAVAAAATIAGASQSTRPRPAVSPAAAADFVRRSCRATRYPQVCERSLMPQAPAVGRSPRLLAQAALTVGADRARSCSGYLGGGGSSSSSKRSGGGGRGGAVGDCADTLRDAEERLRQSAAEMSRMGRSGSPRFAWRLSNVQTWASAALTDASTCLDSLATYAAPGIDVDALRKRVGAVSQATSNALALVNNLDPHHHL; from the coding sequence atggccatcacacgccgccaccctcctctcctcctcctcttcctcgccgttgccgccgccgccaccatcgccggcgCGTCACAGTCCACCAGGCCCAGGCCGGCGGTGagcccggccgcggcggcggacttcGTGCGGCGGTCGTGCCGCGCGACGCGGTACCCGCAGGTGTGCGAGCGGAGCCTCATGCCGCAGGCCCCCGCGGTGGGGCGCAGCCCGCGTCTCCTGGCGCAGGCCGCGCTCACCGTCGGCGCCGACCGCGCGCGCTCCTGCTCGGGCTACCTCGGGGGCGGCGGCTCCTCCAGCTCGTCCaagcgctccggcggcggcggcaggggcggcgcgGTGGGGGACTGCGCGGACACGCTGCGGGACGCGGAGGAGCGGCTGCggcagtcggcggcggagatgagCCGGATGGGGCGGTCGGGGAGCCCGCGGTTCGCGTGGCGGCTGAGCAACGTGCAGACCTGGGCCAGCGCCGCGCTCACCGACGCCTCCACCTGCCTCGACTCCCTCGCCACCTACGCCGCCCCCGGCATCGACGTCGACGCCCTCAGGAAGCGCGTCGGCGCCGTCTCCCAGGCCACCAGCAACGCCCTCGCCCTCGTCAACAACCTCGATCCGCACCACCACTTGTAA
- the LOC107275684 gene encoding uncharacterized protein, with protein MDETVRSAIVGEAIRGIFSGVISKYEDNSNEGDNIERLEMAQIKLEAAIKTSNKWQITDTPLLRWQKKLKRASEECDDTLRKCKQRALEEKEIEVQVKQSSFPRRVAHATKSFIVSFIGHNNDDYSSSAIVRRFERIADSADSFLRFVQLGGRPRQYLFFDPLIAHLFAGKSLRYQTLHDGSQYHFFSIRPMSFEERGLEAMLFFVYEDCKVPKNSFRLGFILRLSESTDVMGITVKCLQSVTPHFKSTAEIVVRELTQLPTQDFSWLPPYHEYGSMEHWDNVQTTLTQWFRPDPLCCSKGYIPACSSSSYTKK; from the coding sequence ATGGATGAGACGGTCAGATCTGCCATTGTTGGGGAGGCTATCAGAGGAATCTTTTCTGGTGTTATCAGCAAGTATGAGGATAATTCAAACGAAGGAGATAACATAGAGAGGCTGGAGATGGCGCAAATTAAGCTGGAGGCTGCGATTAAGACTTCCAACAAGTGGCAGATCACCGATACGCCGTTGCTACGTTGGCAGAAGAAACTGAAGCGTGCGTCTGAAGAATGTGATGATACGTTGCGCAAATGCAAGCAGCGCGCTCTAGAAGAGAAAGAGATCGAAGTGCAGGTCAAGCAATCCTCATTTCCTAGACGTGTTGCTCATGCAACCAAATCTTTCATCGTCTCATTCATCGGCCACAATAATGATGACTACTCAAGCAGCGCTATTGTTCGAAGATTTGAGAGGATTGCAGATAGTGCTGACAGTTTTCTGAGGTTTGTGCAGCTAGGCGGGAGACCACGGCAATATTTGTTCTTTGACCCTCTTATTGCACATCTTTTCGCAGGCAAATCTCTAAGATATCAAACATTGCATGATGGAAGTCAATACCATTTCTTCAGTATACGCCCTATGAGTTTTGAGGAGCGTGGACTAGAGGCCATGCTGTTCTTTGTCTATGAAGATTGCAAGGTGCCCAAGAACAGTTTTCGGTTAGGATTCATACTGCGTCTTTCAGAAAGTACAGACGTCATGGGAATTACAGTCAAATGCTTACAGTCAGTCACACCTCACTTCAAGTCCACAGCCGAGATTGTTGTCAGGGAACTCACTCAGCTCCCTACGCAAGATTTCTCATGGTTGCCACCATACCATGAATATGGAAGCATGGAACACTGGGACAATGTTCAGACCACCTTGACTCAATGGTTCCGGCCAGATCCATTGTGCTGCTCCAAAGGATACATTCCtgcttgcagcagcagcagctacacAAAAAAGTAG